A genomic segment from Helicoverpa armigera isolate CAAS_96S chromosome 10, ASM3070526v1, whole genome shotgun sequence encodes:
- the LOC135117396 gene encoding uncharacterized protein LOC135117396: MAEEILKNNEHNASSAIIPEDGEQIMVTNYEITTPKESTPSETPLSAPQENIEKYIVIPESNQSDTPIIYSYINKETSLSEEQCELKSMKIDITTIKSDLKSINDDMKTIMGTLNTTLNNQAVLHETLKSILLQVTEIQVTNEEFIKKSITEKQNHSLMLKPIQDLKDLEEFENKLMDSDYREDLLRKFSVFGTKGTGKGITRAYTIIDILFERKFFKSCSWTGASRSQNETTEKICLKGFSKMIGFFFEVIYKQDSSFHLTDCHNFFKTILRNADQRAKSKQLRTSASKCRGKNSAKRTSSENPTSTPQTTGNQLEVEDVTEEIFV, translated from the exons ATGGCAGAAGAAATTTTAAAG aataatGAGCATAATGCTTCTTCAGCAATAATACCTGAAGATGGAGAACAAATAATGGTG aCTAATTACGAAATCACGACACCGAAAGAGTCAACTCCATCTGAAACACCGTTGAGCGCGCCgcaagaaaatattgaaaaatacattgttattcCTGAAAGTAATCAGTCGGACACACCTATAATATACTCGTACATTAATAAAGAAACAAGTTTATCAGAAGAACAATGCGAATTAAAATCCATGAAAATAGATATCACCACTATTAAAAGTGACCTAAAATCCATAAATGACGATATGAAGACTATAATGGGGACCCTGAACACAACACTAAATAATCAAGCCGTATTACACGAAACACTGAAATCGATTTTATTACAAGTGACTGAAATACAAGTTACGAACgaagaattcattaaaaaatctattacagaaaaacaaaaccattCGTTGATGTTAAAACCAATACAAGATTTAAAAGATTTAGAagagtttgaaaataaattgatggaTTCTGATTATAGAGAAGATTTACTAAGAAAGTTTAGTGTGTTTGGCACTAAAGGGACAGGGAAGGGAATCACAAGAGCATATacaattattgatattttgtttgaaagaaagtttttcaaatcgtgTTCGTGGACTGGAGCTTCACGTTCCCAAAatgaaacaacagaaaaaatCTGCTTAAAAGGTTTCTCTAAGATGATTGGTTtcttttttgaagttatttataaacaagacTCGTCGTTCCATTTAACTGactgtcataatttttttaaaacaattttgcgAAATGCCGATCAGCGGGCCAAATCGAAGCAATTACGAACTTCCGCAAGTAAATGCAGAGGAAAAAATAGCGCCAAAAGGACTTCTTCTGAAAATCCTACATCTACACCACAAACCACTGGTAACCAATTAGAAGTTGAAGATGTTACAGAGGAAATTTTTGTCTGA
- the LOC135117400 gene encoding uncharacterized protein LOC135117400: protein MNELEEYGLDTSLAPNESKIKVKLRAFICDSPARALIKGVTNFNGKHGCLKCTVIGEYSHKSNTVTFPKSNCPKRNDKDFRAKKYEEHHKHDSPLLKLNIDMIEDFPVADSLHLIDLGLMKRLLIGWRDGKLGKYLTKWSAREIDIVNSFLLNCQMPKEIHRSMRSVDVLAHWKGSEYRSFFYYLSVIILNHVLKPEPFYHFLNLFCAITICSNEKHLPLLPIAEKMLEDFTESFKAFYGRDYITSNIHNLTHIVDEVRKFGILQTFNAYPFENKLYAIKQTIRHGKQPLQQVARRIIERQLIETEHLSEEIVHYPYIKKNQRNGLLVLHLETYILSSKDEDKWFLTDKNHVIELKSISLKDNTKLEIEITGYRIVNILDALKTTKIFFLNIYKCDCAPIEKSESL, encoded by the exons ATGAACGAACTTGAAGAATATGGATTAGATACATCGTTGGCGCCAAATGAAtctaaaatcaaagtcaaattaaGAGCCTTCATTTGTGATTCACCAGCAAGAGCCTTGATTAAAG GTGTCACAAATTTTAATGGAAAGCATGGCTGTCTGAAATGTACGGTGATTGGCGAATACTCACATAAATCAAATACTGTAACATTTCCTAAGTCCAATTGTCCTAAAAGAAACGATAAAGATTTTCGTgctaaaaaatatgaagaacacCATAAGCATGATTCTCCGTTATTGAAACTAAACATAGATATGATAGAGGATTTTCCTGTGGCAGACTCATTACACCTAATAGACCTTGGCTTGATGAAGCGGTTGTTGATTGGATGGCGTGACGGAAAGTTGGGAAAATACCTAACCAAATGGAGTGCTCGTGAAATTGATATTGTCAATAGCTTTTTACTGAATTGTCAAATGCCCAAAGAAATTCACAGATCAATGAGATCTGTAGATGTTTTGGCCCATTGGAAAGGTTCCGAATACcgctcttttttttattatctaagcgttataattttaaatcacgTGCTCAAACCAGAaccattttatcattttttaaacttgttttgcGCCATAACGATTTGCTCAAATGAAAAGCATTTGCCACTCTTGCCAATTGCTGAAAAAATGTTAGAAGATTTTACAGAAAGTTTTAAGGCCTTCTACGGGCGAGACTACATTACTagtaacatacataatttaacacATATAGTTGACGAAGTAAGAAAATTTGGTATTCTGCAAACTTTTAATGCATatccttttgaaaataaattatacgctATTAAACAAACTATCAGACATGGAAAACAACCATTACAGCAAGTTGCAAGAAGAATAATTGAAAGGCAGTTAATCGAAACGGAGCATCTTAGCGAAGAAATTGTACACTAtccatatattaaaaaaaaccagcGAAACGGTTTATTAGTTTTACACCtagaaacatatattttatcatcgAAAGATGAAGACAAGTGGTTTCTTACTGACAAAAATCATGTAATAGAATTAAAATCCATCAGCTTAAAAGACAACACTAAGCTTGAAATAGAAATCACGGGATATCGCATTGTTAATATCCTCGACGCTTTGAAAACCACTAAAATcttctttttgaatatttataaatgcgaTTGTGCTCCTATTGAAAAATCGGAG TCCTTATAA